Proteins from one Nitrobacteraceae bacterium AZCC 2146 genomic window:
- a CDS encoding N-methylhydantoinase A (product_source=KO:K01473; cog=COG0145; ko=KO:K01473; pfam=PF01968,PF05378; superfamily=53067) produces the protein MTSARLAVDIGGTFTDFALEVGAKRFSRKVLTTPSAPEQGVLAGIEMILADAALRPSDLGLIIHGTTLATNAIIERKGAKTALLATRGFRDSIEIAYEHRFEQYDIFMDKPAPLVPRHLRLSVQERIDATGRIHEPLDEQALADLVPVLRAEGVTSVALGYLHSYANPVHEIRSRDILRQLAPDIAVTMSSEVCPEMREYERWSTACANAYVQPVMDRYLKLLEDTLTERGFTCPIFLITSAGGLTTVEIARRFPIRLVESGPAGGAILATHIAQERGHDHIVSFDMGGTTAKICLIDDGQPHFSRSFEVARQYRFLKGSGIPIRIPVIEMVEIGAGGGSIAHVDNLARIQVGPASAGSEPGPACYGRGGLNGTVTDANVLLGRIQVDRFAGGKMQLDPNASAAAIATSVGQKLQLDATTAALGVTEVVEENMANAARVHAVERGRELSNRIMIAFGGAAPIHATRLAEKLDISTVIVPAGAGVGSAFGFLLAPIAYEVVRTRYVHLDATFDFAGLNMLRNEMRAEAEAVVRLGAPTAPLTESWTANMRYRGQGHELTVTLSVGELTGSSVAELEQLFIADYEQQFGRRIPNLDVEVLSWSLRLATIGAPIALCPPAPADHAATPADHVDVIDPPAGKLERIALYNRSALTPGSTIAGPALIVEDETTTLVTKSFTARIDALGSVVMTRT, from the coding sequence ATGACGTCCGCTCGCCTCGCTGTCGATATCGGCGGCACATTTACGGATTTCGCGCTGGAAGTCGGCGCCAAGCGGTTCAGCCGGAAAGTCCTGACGACGCCGTCCGCGCCCGAACAGGGCGTGCTCGCCGGCATCGAGATGATTCTCGCCGACGCCGCGCTGCGCCCGTCTGATCTCGGCCTGATCATTCACGGCACCACCTTGGCCACCAACGCCATCATCGAGCGCAAGGGCGCCAAGACGGCGCTGCTGGCAACGCGTGGCTTTCGCGATTCCATCGAGATAGCCTATGAGCATCGCTTCGAGCAATACGACATCTTCATGGACAAGCCGGCGCCGCTGGTGCCGCGCCATCTCCGGCTCTCGGTGCAGGAACGGATCGACGCCACCGGCCGCATCCATGAGCCGCTCGACGAGCAGGCGCTGGCCGATCTGGTGCCGGTGCTGCGCGCCGAAGGCGTCACCAGCGTCGCGCTAGGCTATCTGCATTCCTACGCCAACCCGGTGCATGAGATCCGTAGCCGCGACATCCTGAGACAGCTCGCGCCCGACATTGCTGTGACCATGTCGAGCGAAGTCTGTCCGGAGATGCGCGAATATGAGCGCTGGTCCACCGCCTGCGCCAATGCCTATGTGCAGCCGGTGATGGACCGCTACCTGAAGCTGCTCGAGGACACGCTGACCGAGCGCGGATTTACCTGCCCGATCTTCCTGATCACCTCGGCCGGCGGCCTCACCACCGTCGAGATCGCGCGGCGCTTTCCGATCCGCTTGGTCGAATCCGGCCCGGCCGGCGGCGCCATCCTCGCCACCCATATCGCGCAGGAGCGCGGCCACGATCACATCGTCTCGTTTGACATGGGCGGCACGACTGCCAAAATCTGCCTGATCGACGATGGCCAGCCGCACTTCTCGCGCTCGTTCGAAGTGGCGCGTCAATATCGCTTCCTCAAGGGCAGCGGCATTCCGATCCGGATTCCCGTCATCGAGATGGTGGAGATCGGCGCCGGCGGCGGCTCGATCGCCCATGTCGACAATCTCGCCCGGATTCAGGTCGGCCCCGCCAGCGCGGGATCGGAGCCAGGGCCGGCTTGTTATGGCCGCGGCGGCCTCAACGGCACGGTGACCGATGCCAACGTACTGCTCGGCCGCATCCAGGTCGACCGCTTTGCCGGCGGCAAGATGCAGCTCGATCCGAATGCGTCTGCGGCGGCGATTGCCACCTCCGTCGGCCAGAAGTTGCAGCTCGACGCCACGACAGCGGCACTTGGCGTCACCGAAGTGGTGGAAGAAAACATGGCCAACGCTGCGCGGGTCCACGCCGTGGAGCGCGGCCGTGAACTGTCGAACCGGATCATGATCGCCTTCGGCGGTGCCGCGCCGATCCATGCCACGCGACTGGCCGAGAAGCTGGATATTTCCACGGTCATCGTTCCGGCCGGCGCCGGCGTCGGCTCGGCATTCGGCTTCCTGCTGGCGCCGATTGCCTATGAGGTGGTGCGCACGCGTTACGTCCATCTCGATGCCACGTTCGATTTCGCCGGCCTCAACATGCTGCGCAACGAGATGCGAGCCGAGGCAGAGGCTGTGGTTCGGCTCGGCGCGCCGACGGCGCCGCTGACCGAGAGCTGGACCGCCAATATGCGCTACCGCGGCCAGGGCCATGAATTGACGGTGACGCTCTCTGTTGGCGAGCTCACCGGAAGCTCGGTCGCCGAGCTGGAGCAGCTCTTCATCGCAGATTACGAGCAGCAATTCGGCCGCCGCATTCCCAACCTCGATGTCGAGGTGCTGAGCTGGTCGTTACGGCTGGCCACGATCGGCGCGCCGATTGCGCTTTGCCCGCCGGCGCCTGCGGACCATGCGGCAACGCCGGCCGACCACGTCGACGTCATCGACCCACCCGCCGGCAAGCTGGAACGCATCGCGCTGTACAATCGCAGCGCGCTGACGCCGGGATCAACCATTGCCGGCCCCGCCTTGATAGTCGAGGATGAGACGACGACCTTGGTGACGAAGAGTTTCACCGCGCGCATCGACGCGCTCGGCAGCGTCGTGATGACCAGGACATAA
- a CDS encoding branched-chain amino acid transport system ATP-binding protein (product_source=KO:K01996; cath_funfam=3.40.50.300; cog=COG0410; ko=KO:K01996; pfam=PF00005; smart=SM00382; superfamily=52540), translating to MSAYPKLEIVDLCSGYGDVQIVRDFSTRLAPGTITTLIGGNGAGKSTLLRAIFGTNRWFSGQIIFNGEAIEHLGPSERLQRGIGFVPQGRCNFPQMSVAENLKMGCYTLPGRTHRAAIARVIAQFPMLTRKWSELAGNLSGGEQQVLETAMVLLSSPQLLLLDEPSLGLSPKMQAEVFAVAQQIAAAGVTVLVVEQNVHGALLVSDTAIVMELGKKFLEGPAAEVRMDPRIREAYLGGNIKETIA from the coding sequence ATGAGCGCCTATCCGAAGCTAGAAATCGTCGATCTCTGCTCCGGCTACGGCGACGTCCAGATCGTGCGTGATTTCTCGACGCGGCTGGCGCCGGGCACCATCACCACGCTGATCGGCGGCAACGGCGCCGGCAAATCGACGCTGCTGCGCGCGATCTTCGGCACCAACCGCTGGTTCTCCGGCCAGATCATCTTCAATGGCGAGGCGATCGAACATCTCGGCCCGTCGGAGCGTCTGCAGCGCGGCATCGGCTTCGTGCCGCAGGGCCGCTGCAACTTTCCACAGATGAGCGTCGCCGAAAATCTCAAGATGGGCTGCTACACCCTGCCCGGCCGCACCCACCGCGCCGCGATCGCGCGCGTCATCGCGCAGTTTCCGATGCTGACGCGAAAGTGGTCGGAGCTGGCGGGCAATCTTTCGGGCGGCGAACAGCAGGTGCTGGAGACCGCAATGGTATTGCTCAGCAGCCCGCAATTGCTGTTGCTCGACGAGCCCTCGCTCGGCCTCTCGCCAAAAATGCAGGCCGAGGTGTTCGCCGTCGCCCAGCAGATCGCCGCGGCCGGCGTCACCGTGCTCGTCGTCGAGCAGAACGTCCACGGCGCATTGCTGGTGTCCGACACCGCGATCGTGATGGAGCTCGGCAAGAAATTTCTCGAAGGCCCGGCCGCGGAGGTCCGCATGGATCCGCGGATCCGCGAGGCCTATCTCGGCGGCAATATCAAGGAGACCATTGCGTAA
- a CDS encoding ABC-type branched-subunit amino acid transport system ATPase component (product_source=COG0411; cath_funfam=3.40.50.300; cog=COG0411; pfam=PF00005,PF12399; smart=SM00382; superfamily=52540), translating to MSAILTIAGLSKSFSGIDAVQNASFDVQEGSITGLIGPNGSGKSTTIDCISGFQRLDAGHVELDGQDITNLNAAAVARAGLVRTFQNVRVYDSYDLLDNLLVADASFRELNWFDALVRTGAFRRTSTAAHDRARELIDLVGLTRLIDAPATVLSYGQKKLLAFAAAMMARPRLIVLDEPVAGVNPTRVNEVAEILRKANATGISFLIVEHNVEFINSLCHKVVVFEQGSKLTEGSPDDVRSDPRVLEAYLGMAPTSEPSAAEAT from the coding sequence ATGAGCGCCATCCTCACCATCGCCGGCCTGTCAAAATCCTTCAGCGGCATCGACGCCGTGCAGAACGCGTCCTTCGATGTCCAGGAAGGCAGCATCACCGGCCTGATCGGCCCCAACGGCTCCGGCAAGAGCACGACGATCGACTGCATCAGCGGCTTCCAGCGCCTTGACGCCGGCCATGTCGAGTTGGACGGCCAGGACATTACCAATCTCAATGCCGCCGCGGTGGCGCGCGCCGGCCTGGTCCGCACCTTTCAGAACGTCCGGGTCTACGATTCCTATGACCTGCTCGACAACCTGCTGGTGGCCGACGCCTCGTTTCGTGAACTGAACTGGTTCGATGCGCTGGTTCGCACGGGCGCCTTTCGCCGCACCAGCACCGCTGCCCATGACCGCGCCCGCGAGCTGATCGACCTCGTCGGCCTGACGCGTCTGATCGACGCGCCGGCCACGGTGCTCTCCTACGGCCAGAAGAAGCTATTGGCCTTTGCCGCAGCGATGATGGCGCGGCCGCGGCTGATTGTGCTGGACGAGCCTGTCGCCGGCGTCAACCCGACCCGGGTCAACGAGGTCGCCGAGATCCTGCGCAAGGCCAATGCAACCGGCATCTCGTTCCTGATCGTCGAGCACAATGTCGAATTCATCAACAGCTTGTGCCACAAGGTGGTGGTGTTCGAGCAGGGCAGCAAGCTGACCGAGGGCTCGCCCGACGACGTGCGCAGCGATCCACGCGTGTTGGAGGCCTATCTCGGCATGGCGCCGACGTCCGAGCCCAGCGCGGCGGAGGCGACATGA
- a CDS encoding ABC-type branched-subunit amino acid transport system permease subunit (product_source=COG4177; cog=COG4177; pfam=PF02653; superfamily=53756; transmembrane_helix_parts=Inside_1_6,TMhelix_7_26,Outside_27_29,TMhelix_30_52,Inside_53_56,TMhelix_57_79,Outside_80_82,TMhelix_83_105,Inside_106_111,TMhelix_112_129,Outside_130_138,TMhelix_139_156,Inside_157_162,TMhelix_163_185,Outside_186_210,TMhelix_211_233,Inside_234_245,TMhelix_246_268,Outside_269_282,TMhelix_283_305,Inside_306_318): MNQPRWTLAAVLAAVILLLCLPLMTGSNYFVGIAISGLIFLTAAASLNLVYGYAGLLSFAQLGFWGVGGYCSAIAVMDFGWSFWSGILFAGAVNLVLGTVIGIVITRTTRHAFVVVTLTFALLASLVARDWIDVTRGPLGIPGLLPPQLMGFVFNTSARFYYIALAFTLLALAFLYALMTSRIGLVLKAIKQNDPLVESQGISPAPYKLAAFVIAAVITGMAGAIFAFHLKIIDPSFLDFYYMQTFLIIVIIGGAGSFWAVVLAGAAMVILPEALRFSNELRMVIYGVVLVAVMMFMPAGISGWLEQRRIAALRKALR, from the coding sequence ATGAACCAGCCCCGATGGACCCTCGCGGCCGTGCTCGCGGCCGTCATCCTGCTGCTGTGCCTGCCGCTGATGACTGGCTCGAACTATTTCGTCGGCATCGCGATTTCCGGCCTGATCTTCCTCACCGCCGCTGCTTCACTCAACCTGGTCTACGGCTATGCCGGGCTGCTGTCCTTCGCCCAGCTCGGTTTCTGGGGCGTCGGCGGCTATTGCTCGGCCATCGCGGTGATGGATTTCGGATGGAGCTTCTGGTCCGGCATCCTTTTTGCCGGCGCCGTCAACCTGGTCCTAGGCACGGTCATCGGCATTGTCATCACCCGCACCACGCGTCACGCCTTCGTCGTGGTGACGCTGACCTTCGCGCTGCTGGCCAGCCTGGTCGCGCGAGACTGGATCGACGTCACCCGCGGCCCGCTCGGCATTCCCGGGTTGCTGCCGCCGCAGCTGATGGGCTTTGTGTTCAACACCAGCGCGCGGTTCTATTACATCGCACTGGCGTTCACGCTGCTCGCGCTGGCGTTTTTGTATGCCTTGATGACGTCGCGGATCGGACTGGTGCTGAAGGCGATCAAGCAGAACGATCCGCTGGTCGAATCCCAGGGCATCTCGCCGGCGCCCTACAAGCTTGCCGCCTTTGTGATCGCGGCGGTCATCACCGGCATGGCCGGGGCGATCTTCGCCTTCCACCTCAAGATCATCGATCCGAGCTTTCTCGATTTCTACTACATGCAGACGTTCTTGATCATCGTGATCATCGGCGGTGCCGGCAGCTTCTGGGCCGTGGTGCTGGCCGGCGCCGCGATGGTGATCCTGCCGGAAGCACTGCGCTTCTCTAACGAACTACGGATGGTGATCTACGGCGTGGTGCTGGTGGCGGTGATGATGTTCATGCCGGCGGGGATCTCGGGCTGGCTTGAGCAGCGCCGCATCGCGGCGCTGCGGAAGGCGCTGCGATGA
- a CDS encoding branched-chain amino acid transport system permease protein (product_source=KO:K01997; cog=COG0559; ko=KO:K01997; pfam=PF02653; transmembrane_helix_parts=Inside_1_12,TMhelix_13_35,Outside_36_64,TMhelix_65_87,Inside_88_98,TMhelix_99_121,Outside_122_140,TMhelix_141_163,Inside_164_191,TMhelix_192_214,Outside_215_228,TMhelix_229_251,Inside_252_257,TMhelix_258_280,Outside_281_295), with amino-acid sequence MEISATYLLQLMLNGLMLGLIYALIAVGLALIFGVLEVINFAHGELLMLGSYAMALSLPLFGLSYWPALAVAVLTTSLVGIVLYEFFLRHVGQKEFERSILTTLGISMILLYGMQYLFTATPMMVDTAYGFDGLEIGSIRITVTRLIAGGLSIAAFTGLYCLLKFTQFGRAMRAIAQNREAAMMVGIKPRHVARNAVALAAALCGLAGAALAPIQLLNPAMGQAIIFKAFALVVIGGLGNMTGAVVVAIALGMIESWVGGFFGIVWQEGAIFTIMIVAVLLRPDGIFQRGSMRVG; translated from the coding sequence ATGGAAATCAGCGCCACCTACCTGCTGCAGTTGATGCTGAATGGGCTGATGCTCGGGCTGATCTACGCGCTGATCGCCGTCGGCCTCGCACTGATATTTGGTGTGCTCGAGGTCATCAATTTCGCGCACGGCGAACTGCTAATGCTCGGCAGCTACGCGATGGCATTGTCGCTGCCGCTGTTCGGATTGTCCTACTGGCCGGCGCTTGCGGTGGCGGTGCTGACGACATCGCTGGTCGGCATCGTGCTCTACGAATTCTTCCTGCGCCATGTCGGCCAGAAAGAATTCGAGCGCAGCATCCTCACCACGCTCGGCATTTCCATGATCCTGCTGTACGGCATGCAGTACCTGTTCACCGCAACGCCGATGATGGTCGACACGGCCTATGGCTTCGACGGCCTCGAGATCGGCTCGATCCGGATCACGGTGACGCGGCTGATCGCCGGCGGCCTGTCTATCGCCGCTTTCACAGGACTATACTGCCTGCTGAAATTCACCCAGTTCGGCCGCGCCATGCGCGCCATCGCGCAGAACCGCGAGGCGGCGATGATGGTCGGCATCAAGCCGCGCCATGTCGCGCGCAACGCGGTCGCCCTGGCGGCGGCATTGTGCGGCCTGGCCGGCGCGGCACTCGCGCCGATCCAGCTGCTGAATCCGGCGATGGGTCAGGCCATCATCTTCAAGGCCTTTGCGCTGGTGGTGATCGGTGGCCTCGGCAACATGACCGGCGCGGTGGTGGTCGCCATCGCGCTCGGCATGATCGAGAGCTGGGTCGGCGGCTTCTTCGGCATCGTCTGGCAGGAAGGCGCGATCTTCACCATCATGATCGTCGCCGTGCTGCTGCGGCCCGACGGCATTTTCCAGCGCGGGAGCATGCGCGTCGGATGA
- a CDS encoding Xaa-Pro dipeptidase (product_source=KO:K01271; cath_funfam=3.90.230.10; cog=COG0006; ko=KO:K01271; pfam=PF00557,PF01321; superfamily=53092,55920), whose translation MLNCTASPAHLLVIMHAIISLRCFFVTVDTSVAFSAVRWHQRPALLDLASTRRLHKQNDVPLIGTYLLSRERLVAMLMNSERLFAGMKLQRLDAIVATMPENVTYSSGFWAMSQWIRRGPQAYVLTPAEGNGEPAVIASTGLIDLAADPDVWVKDISRFGKFVIDRTPEVGLDSHESRIEKLMAQGDDGDAVGALVTAIKARGLQNGRIGVEEIGILPQYWDRLVEALPAATIVRAADIFRYARAIKTPEEISRLRRSAEIADLSIQAALAQARVGATEMDLARAFHAKTIMEGGMPVLGCIGAGTRGAMTNVQPSERALVQGDVIRFDVGGRYKHYRADIARNAVLGEPTKKMKHYHRAICVGLDRAIEMIRPGVRASDVFDACVETVRREGMPHYQRSHVGHGIGLDGYDAPNIAPSNTEVFEEGMVICVETPYYEMGFAGLQVEDTMVVTSDGVDSFMLSGTELKVI comes from the coding sequence ATGCTCAACTGCACGGCATCGCCTGCGCATTTGCTGGTCATCATGCACGCGATCATCTCGCTGCGGTGCTTTTTCGTAACCGTCGACACCTCGGTCGCATTCTCAGCCGTTCGGTGGCATCAGCGGCCCGCGTTGCTTGACTTGGCTTCGACGCGCCGCTTACATAAGCAGAACGATGTACCGTTAATCGGAACGTATTTGTTGAGCCGTGAAAGACTAGTTGCGATGCTGATGAATTCCGAGCGCCTGTTTGCCGGCATGAAGCTGCAGCGGCTTGATGCCATCGTAGCGACGATGCCGGAGAACGTGACTTATAGCAGTGGCTTCTGGGCGATGAGCCAGTGGATTCGCCGTGGACCGCAGGCCTATGTGCTGACGCCCGCCGAAGGCAACGGAGAGCCGGCCGTGATCGCCAGCACCGGTCTGATCGACCTCGCAGCCGATCCCGACGTCTGGGTCAAGGATATCTCGCGGTTCGGAAAATTCGTCATCGACCGCACGCCTGAGGTCGGGCTCGACTCCCATGAATCCCGCATCGAAAAACTGATGGCGCAGGGAGACGATGGCGATGCCGTCGGCGCGCTGGTCACGGCGATCAAGGCGCGCGGGCTGCAGAACGGGCGCATCGGCGTCGAGGAAATCGGCATCCTGCCGCAGTACTGGGACAGGCTTGTCGAGGCGTTGCCCGCCGCGACCATCGTCCGCGCAGCCGATATCTTTCGTTATGCTCGCGCGATCAAGACGCCGGAAGAGATTTCGCGGCTGCGCAGGTCGGCCGAGATCGCCGATCTGTCGATCCAGGCCGCGTTGGCGCAGGCGCGCGTTGGTGCAACGGAAATGGACCTGGCCCGCGCGTTTCATGCCAAGACCATCATGGAAGGCGGCATGCCGGTTCTTGGATGCATCGGAGCCGGCACCCGCGGCGCCATGACCAATGTGCAGCCTTCGGAGCGCGCGCTGGTGCAGGGCGACGTGATCCGCTTCGATGTCGGCGGCCGCTATAAGCATTACCGCGCGGATATTGCGCGCAACGCGGTGCTGGGTGAGCCGACCAAGAAGATGAAGCATTATCATCGTGCGATCTGCGTCGGTCTCGACCGCGCCATCGAGATGATCAGGCCCGGCGTACGCGCGTCCGACGTCTTCGACGCTTGCGTCGAAACCGTAAGGCGGGAAGGAATGCCGCATTATCAGCGCAGCCATGTCGGCCACGGCATCGGCCTCGACGGCTACGACGCGCCAAATATCGCGCCCTCGAATACGGAGGTGTTCGAGGAGGGCATGGTGATCTGCGTGGAAACGCCCTATTACGAAATGGGCTTTGCCGGTCTGCAGGTCGAGGACACCATGGTGGTCACTAGCGACGGCGTGGATTCCTTCATGCTCAGCGGCACCGAGCTTAAGGTGATCTGA
- a CDS encoding threonine synthase (product_source=KO:K01733; cath_funfam=3.40.50.1100; cog=COG0498; ko=KO:K01733; pfam=PF00291; superfamily=53686; tigrfam=TIGR00260), giving the protein MAHVAGLQCVRCDALYPADHYAEDCPMCRPVARSNLMVAYDETLRVPRDRPSNDASRGMWRYGDVLPVDASDGVSLGEGGSSLHRLDRAGSSIGVANLFGKDETRNPTWSFKDRLACMAVSSAKKMGAKVIVSSSSGNAGAAVAAYSAKAGLRCVIFTFKGTAGPMLTQMRAYGATVVACENKDDRWTLMEHAVRNYGWFPTSPFFGPVVGSNPYGIEGYKTLAYEIAEQMDWKVPDWCVVPVCYGDALLGMWRGFEDMMAFGWTDRMPRMVAAEVYGSLGAALANGTDAPPDVRKNYETAAVSIGATRGTYQALDIVRRSGGTALTIGNDEMMRWQSALASSEGLFVEPASATGLAAVEQLAHTGRIGAGESIVSLLTASGLKDSATTASLQSELLGLPSDLYNAMAVLKAAKVFPD; this is encoded by the coding sequence ATGGCTCATGTTGCCGGTCTGCAATGCGTTCGTTGCGACGCGCTGTATCCAGCCGATCATTATGCCGAGGATTGTCCGATGTGCCGGCCCGTGGCGCGCAGCAATCTTATGGTCGCCTATGATGAGACGCTTCGGGTGCCGCGCGATAGGCCTTCAAACGATGCCAGCCGGGGGATGTGGCGGTATGGCGATGTACTGCCGGTGGATGCCTCGGACGGTGTCAGCCTCGGCGAGGGCGGTTCGTCGTTGCATCGCCTGGATCGTGCCGGCAGCAGCATTGGCGTTGCCAATCTATTCGGCAAGGACGAGACCCGAAATCCGACGTGGTCGTTCAAGGACCGGCTGGCCTGCATGGCAGTGTCGTCGGCGAAGAAGATGGGCGCCAAGGTCATCGTCTCGAGCTCGTCCGGGAATGCCGGCGCCGCCGTGGCGGCCTATTCGGCGAAGGCCGGCCTTCGCTGCGTCATCTTCACCTTCAAGGGTACCGCCGGGCCGATGCTGACGCAGATGCGAGCCTACGGTGCCACCGTGGTCGCCTGCGAAAACAAAGATGATCGCTGGACGCTGATGGAGCACGCGGTCCGCAACTACGGTTGGTTTCCGACCTCGCCGTTTTTCGGCCCGGTGGTTGGAAGCAATCCATATGGCATCGAAGGCTACAAGACGCTGGCCTATGAGATAGCCGAGCAGATGGACTGGAAGGTGCCGGACTGGTGTGTGGTGCCGGTGTGCTACGGCGACGCGCTGCTCGGCATGTGGCGCGGCTTCGAGGATATGATGGCGTTCGGCTGGACCGATCGTATGCCGCGCATGGTCGCGGCCGAGGTCTACGGTTCGCTTGGCGCCGCGCTGGCAAATGGCACCGATGCGCCACCTGACGTTCGCAAGAATTACGAGACCGCCGCGGTGTCGATCGGCGCCACCCGCGGCACCTATCAGGCGCTCGACATCGTCCGCCGCTCCGGCGGCACCGCGCTGACCATCGGCAACGACGAAATGATGCGCTGGCAGAGCGCGCTGGCCAGCAGCGAAGGCCTGTTCGTGGAGCCCGCCTCCGCCACCGGCCTCGCTGCGGTTGAACAGCTGGCACACACCGGTCGCATCGGCGCCGGCGAATCCATCGTGTCGCTGCTGACGGCGAGCGGCCTGAAGGATTCCGCCACGACCGCCTCGCTGCAGAGTGAGCTGCTGGGGTTGCCCTCGGATTTGTACAACGCGATGGCGGTGCTGAAGGCCGCGAAGGTGTTTCCCGATTAA
- a CDS encoding putative F420-dependent oxidoreductase (product_source=TIGR03619; cath_funfam=3.20.20.30; cog=COG2141; pfam=PF00296; superfamily=51679; tigrfam=TIGR03619), whose product MKFSVSLPTGFEGVMYPVPFVRPEDFIEQGRLCERLGYDSVWGNDHITTQNYVRELFPGNPPNFYEPMMVLAAIGAVTTRLKLGTALTVLPMRDPVYLAKQAITLDQMTNGRFIMGVGLGAYREEFLSWGGSRVEHARRGDMMDEGLQALELLFNEDRCSYEGKYFAFKDLEMFPKSRAQPFPLYVGGHNMEALERAARYGQGWLPGWRPLKEMEERIARLKARAVELGRNPIDIEIAPQFSVTVDKTLEAAEKRYMASGLVAHRVSLSYTGRDLSHQVIANLVGSPDVILEKIEKLRAIGVDHCSALMFPANSVAEMNEQVEWFATDVMAKVGKS is encoded by the coding sequence ATGAAGTTCAGTGTCAGCCTGCCGACCGGCTTCGAAGGTGTGATGTATCCGGTGCCGTTTGTCAGGCCGGAGGATTTCATCGAACAGGGCCGGCTGTGCGAGCGGCTTGGCTATGATTCCGTTTGGGGCAATGACCACATCACCACGCAGAATTACGTCCGCGAGCTGTTTCCCGGCAATCCACCGAACTTCTATGAGCCGATGATGGTGCTGGCGGCGATCGGCGCCGTCACCACCCGGCTGAAGCTTGGGACTGCGCTGACCGTGCTGCCGATGCGCGATCCGGTCTATCTCGCCAAGCAGGCGATCACCCTCGACCAGATGACCAATGGGCGATTCATCATGGGGGTCGGGCTCGGCGCCTATCGCGAGGAGTTCCTGTCGTGGGGCGGATCGCGGGTTGAGCACGCGCGCCGCGGCGACATGATGGACGAAGGGCTGCAGGCGCTCGAACTTCTCTTCAACGAGGATCGCTGCAGCTACGAAGGCAAGTATTTCGCTTTCAAGGATCTGGAGATGTTTCCAAAGAGCAGGGCGCAGCCGTTCCCCCTCTACGTCGGCGGCCACAACATGGAAGCGCTGGAGCGCGCCGCGCGCTATGGCCAGGGCTGGCTGCCGGGCTGGCGTCCACTTAAGGAAATGGAAGAGCGTATTGCACGCCTGAAGGCGCGTGCGGTGGAGCTTGGCCGCAATCCTATCGATATCGAGATTGCGCCGCAGTTCTCGGTGACGGTCGACAAGACGCTGGAGGCCGCAGAAAAGCGCTATATGGCCAGCGGCCTGGTGGCACACCGGGTGTCGCTGTCCTATACCGGCCGCGATCTCAGCCATCAGGTGATTGCCAATCTTGTTGGATCGCCCGACGTAATCCTGGAGAAGATCGAAAAGCTGCGCGCCATCGGCGTCGATCATTGCAGCGCCTTGATGTTTCCCGCCAACTCGGTGGCGGAGATGAACGAGCAGGTCGAGTGGTTCGCGACAGATGTGATGGCGAAGGTTGGAAAGAGCTGA